In the Dermochelys coriacea isolate rDerCor1 chromosome 25, rDerCor1.pri.v4, whole genome shotgun sequence genome, one interval contains:
- the LOC119848504 gene encoding CD209 antigen-like protein C isoform X1 has product MDPEAEVTYADLKFPPRSRQTDVKKAESKPPAQKTSPWAWLAIVVILCVLFLVALISLSILYSQLLAGNMQLLEESKQTKSKMQQTEGRYSQLLQLVLHTKICALESPSSNTSEPHNISCTLCPYQWISNRGRCYYFSASILPWNDSRSSCQREQAELVVITDREEQDFLSKQERLADYWIGLTDVAQEGSWKWVDGTDLNQMEKFWFSPQPDNHLNEDCATLTAKETPPLNWNDAPCNKFFPYICEKAANTFTV; this is encoded by the exons atGGATCCAGAAGCTGAGGTCACCTACGCAGATCTGAAATTTCCTCCCAGATCGCGGCAAACAGATGTGAAGAAAGCAG AATCAAAGCCCCCTGCCCAGAAGACTTCTCCATGGGCTTGGCTAGCAATAGTGGTGATTCTCTGTGTGTTGTTCCTGGTGGCGCTAATTTCCCTGAGTATCCTGT ATTCCCAGCTCCTAGCTGGCAACATGCAGCTTCTAGAGGAATCCAAGCAAACCAAGAGCAAAATGCAGCAAACGGAAGGGAGATACTCCCAGTTACTGCAGTTGGTGTTGCACACAAAGATCTGTGCCCTGGAGTCCCCATCCTCCAATACCTCAGAGCCCCACA ACATCAGCTGTACCTTGTGCCCCTACCAATGGATTTCAAACAGAGGAAGATGCTACTACTTTTCTGCAAGTATTTTACCATGGAATGacagcaggagcagctgccagAGGGAACAGGCCGAGCTAGTGGTCATTACCGATCGGGAGGAGCAG GACTTTCTCAGCAAGCAGGAAAGACTTGCAGATTATTGGATTGGCCTGACGGATGTGGCCCAAGAAGGCTCCTGGAAGTGGGTGGATGGCACTGACTTAAACCAAATGGAGAA attTTGGTTCTCTCCCCAGCCAGATAACCATCTCAATGAGGACTGTGCGACACTGACTGCCAAAGAAACCCCGCCACTTAACTGGAATGATGCCCCGTGTAACAAATTTTTCCCCTACATCTGTGAAAAGGCAGCCAACACTTTCACCGTCTAA
- the LOC119848504 gene encoding CD209 antigen-like protein C isoform X2, translating into MDPEAEVTYADLKFPPRSRQTDVKKADSQLLAGNMQLLEESKQTKSKMQQTEGRYSQLLQLVLHTKICALESPSSNTSEPHNISCTLCPYQWISNRGRCYYFSASILPWNDSRSSCQREQAELVVITDREEQDFLSKQERLADYWIGLTDVAQEGSWKWVDGTDLNQMEKFWFSPQPDNHLNEDCATLTAKETPPLNWNDAPCNKFFPYICEKAANTFTV; encoded by the exons atGGATCCAGAAGCTGAGGTCACCTACGCAGATCTGAAATTTCCTCCCAGATCGCGGCAAACAGATGTGAAGAAAGCAG ATTCCCAGCTCCTAGCTGGCAACATGCAGCTTCTAGAGGAATCCAAGCAAACCAAGAGCAAAATGCAGCAAACGGAAGGGAGATACTCCCAGTTACTGCAGTTGGTGTTGCACACAAAGATCTGTGCCCTGGAGTCCCCATCCTCCAATACCTCAGAGCCCCACA ACATCAGCTGTACCTTGTGCCCCTACCAATGGATTTCAAACAGAGGAAGATGCTACTACTTTTCTGCAAGTATTTTACCATGGAATGacagcaggagcagctgccagAGGGAACAGGCCGAGCTAGTGGTCATTACCGATCGGGAGGAGCAG GACTTTCTCAGCAAGCAGGAAAGACTTGCAGATTATTGGATTGGCCTGACGGATGTGGCCCAAGAAGGCTCCTGGAAGTGGGTGGATGGCACTGACTTAAACCAAATGGAGAA attTTGGTTCTCTCCCCAGCCAGATAACCATCTCAATGAGGACTGTGCGACACTGACTGCCAAAGAAACCCCGCCACTTAACTGGAATGATGCCCCGTGTAACAAATTTTTCCCCTACATCTGTGAAAAGGCAGCCAACACTTTCACCGTCTAA